One Drechmeria coniospora strain ARSEF 6962 chromosome 01, whole genome shotgun sequence genomic region harbors:
- a CDS encoding acetyltransferase: protein MNPPTCGDTASRRKGWQTTTRAGYSAEPSQHESFAVHCGGSFSEQRGIPDLLFAESRFEQIMSSPDVTVRHAIRKDAPAILELIRGLADYEKEPDAVEATVETLESTIAFASSNGGPELEPTSAARPARCLLLFSPEARAVGMALYFYNYSTWRSRPGIYLEDLFVQPAARGKGYGKRLLVELAKQVIAMKGGRLEWAVLKWNEPSIKFYRSIGAQSQDEWLGMRVDGSRLETLAHLLD from the exons ATGAACCCCCCGACGTGCGGCGACACCGCCTCACGCAGAAAAGGATGGCAAACGACAACAAGAGCAGGATACTCTGCCGAACCCAGCCAGCACGAGTCCTTTGCCGTCCATTGCGGCGGCTCATTCTCTGAACAACGGGGTATACCCGATCTGTTGTTCGCTGAAAGTCGGTTTGAGCAGATCATGTCGTCTCCCGACGTTACAGTCCGACACGCCATTCGCAAAG ATGCCCCCGCCATCTTGGAGCTTATCCGGGGTCTCGCCGACTATGAAAAGGAGccggatgccgtcgaggccacgGTCGAGACGTTGGAGAGTACCATTGCGTTTGCGTCGTCCAACGGCGGCCCCGAGCTAGAGCCAACATCGGCGGCGCGCCCTGCCCGTTGCCTGTTGCTCTTCTCGCCTGAGGCTAGGGCAGTTGGCATGGCGCTGTACTTTTACAATTACAGCACCTGGCGGTCCCGACCGGGCATCTACCTCGAGGACCTGTtcgtgcagccggcggcgcgaggCAAGGGGTACGGCAAGcggctgctcgtcgagctcgccaagcAGGTCATCGCCATGAAGGGCGGTCGGTTGGAGTGGGCCGTCCTCAAGTGGAATGAGCCGAGCATCAAGTTCTACCGGAGCATCGGGGCCCAGAGCCAGGATGAGTGGCTGGGAATGCGCGTCGATGGCTCCCGTCTGGAGACGCTAGCTCACCTCCTGGATTAG
- a CDS encoding transporter-like protein yields the protein MADAPKEKISSPSLPGLGKGFKEGSHDEHPVDQQVPVARMDDDARPVCPPNTTERKLLARIDLHVMPFLCIMYLLAFLDRVNISNADLFHLSHDLGLDPAGTKFNTALVIFFVPYCLFEIPSNILLKKFRPHVWLSLNMFLFGFTTMVQGLVSSYGGLLTTRFFLGLFETGMFPGAFYLIGMWYRRHEAQKRYSFFFNSTTLAGAFGGLLAAAIGKMDGLRGYSGWRWIFLIEGGLTVFVSFFFYFLLPDFPEESKWLSDDEKAFVAARLRLDQGASARERKITLGDVVDVFRDYKVIVGGFMYLGLVVPAYGYAYFSPFIISGYGYTAIETQLHSVPPWAAAFAFSMTVAFCSDRLRHRFSFALFATCFAIAGFSILVATGENRNLQYAALFLVAMGAYTAMPIIVCWFNMNLGGHHRRAVGSAWQVGFGNLGGIVAVFIYRKRDRPRFVPGLGVSLGFTVVSVVACVVYGLACWKANRDRRRKSDAARELTAEEKTDLGDMSPDYRYLL from the exons atggccgacgcacCAAAGGAAAAGATTAGCAGCCCATCGCTGCCAGGCTTGGGCAAAGGCTTCAAAGAAGGCTCCCACGACGAGCATCCTGTTGACCAGCAAGTCCCCGTCGCCCGCATGGACGATGATGCACGGCCCGTCTGCCCGCCGAACACGACGGAGCGTAAGCTGCTCGCTCGAATCGACCTCCACGTCATGCCCTTTCTCTGCATCATGTACCTGTTGGCCTTTCTCG ACCGCGTCAACATCTCCAACGCCGACCTCTTCCACCTCTCGCAcgatctcggcctcgacccgGCGGGCACCAAGTTCAACACGGCCCTCGTCATCTTCTTCGTCCCGTACTGCCTCTTCGAGATCCCCTCCAACATCCTGCTCAAAAAGTTCCGTCCCCACGTCTGGCTCTCGCTCAACATGTTCCTCTTCGGCTTCACCACCATGGTGCAGGGCCTCGTCTCCAGCTACGGCGGCCTCCTCACCACGcgcttcttcctcggcctcttCGAGACGGGCATGTTCCCGGGCGCCTTCTACCTCATCGGCATGTGGTACCGCCGCCACGAGGCCCAGAAGCGCTactccttcttcttcaacAGCACcaccctcgccggcgccttcggTGGCCtcctggccgccgccatcggcaagATGGACGGCCTGCGCGGCTACAGCGGCTGGCGCTGGATCTTCCTCATCGAGGGCGGGCTCACCGTCTTTGTCAGCTTCTTCTTCTACTTCCTCCTGCCCGACTTTCCCGAAGAGTCCAAGTGGctgtccgacgacgagaaggcgTTTGTCGCCGCCCGTCTGCGCCTCGACCAGGGCGCCTCGGCCCGCGAGCGAAAAATCACCCTCggggatgtcgtcgacgtgtTCCGCGACTACAAGGTCATCGTCGGAGGCTTCATgtacctcggcctcgtcgtccccgcCTACGGCTACGCCTACTTCTCACCCTTCATCATCAGCGGCTACGGCTACACGGCCATCGAGACGCAGCTCCACAGCGTGCCGCcctgggccgccgcctttgccTTTTCCATGACGGTGGCCTTTTGCTCCGACAGGCTGAGGCACCGCTTCTCCTTTGCCCTCTTCGCCACCtgcttcgccatcgccggcttctccatcctcgtcgccacggGCGAGAACCGCAATCTCCAGTAcgccgccctcttcctcgtcgccatgggcgcCTACACGGCCATGCCCATCATCGTCTGCTGGTTCAACATGAACCTCGGAGGCCACCATCGCCGTGCCGTCGGAAGCGCCTGGCAGGTCGGCTTCGGCaacctcggcggcatcgtcgccgtcttcatcTACCGGAAGAGAGACAGGCCCCGGTTCGTCCCGGGTCTCGGCGTCTCGCTGGGCTTTACCGTcgtgtccgtcgtcgcctgcgtCGTCTACGGCTTGGCCTGCTGGAAAGCGAACCGAGACCGCCGCCGGAAAAGCGATGCGGCGCGTGAGTTGACGGCGGAGGAGAAGACGGATCTAGGTGACATGTCTCCGGACTATCGATATCTTCTGTAG
- a CDS encoding putative methionine permease translates to MDPATHTDDDVKGSSPASEAASVLPGQVDGVLEVARENKRQIGVTSASLLILNRIIGTGIFATPGTILALSGSVGLSLLMWIAGAVIAAAGTAVYMELGTGLPKNGGEKNYLEYVYRKPKFLTTGLYTGYVILLGWAAGNAVMFGEYILHAARVEVTEWNKRGIALACLTTAFLIHGTALKWGIRLQNVLGILKILVIVLIIIAPLVNLPKVREIDGFNDAFAGTTGSAYGVVTALYNVIWSFVGYSNANYALSETRNPARTLKIAAPLALGGITILYMLANVSYFAGVSREEILESKRLVAASLFRNMFGESAERAMSVFVALSAFGNVLSVIFSQGRLVQELGREGILPFSRFWASNRPFNAPLAGLFEHYIVTVITIVAPPAGDAYNFVLNLISYPLAIINVFVAGALIHLYRHRDAWNWNPPLKASLPVAVFFLLSNVYLVVAPFVPPEKGQSVYETLPYWIHCVVGFGVIFAGGLYWLVWAKILPKIFRYELVRETTVDEMDGWERTQFYTRPLGTKSDDESGSE, encoded by the exons atggatcCCGCCACCCacaccgacgacgatgtcAAGGGCTCGTCCCCGGCGAGTGAAGCCGCCTCCGTCCTTCCCGGCCAAGTAGATG GCGTCCTGGAAGTCGCGCGCGAGAACAAACGGCAGATTGGCGTCACCTCGGCCTCTCTCCTCATCCTCAACCGCatcatcggcaccggcatctTCGCCACCCCGGgcaccatcctcgccctctccggcagcgtcggcctcTCCCTCCTGATGTGGattgccggcgccgtcatcgccgccgccggcaccgccgtctACATGGAGCTCGGCACCGGCCTGCCCAagaacggcggcgagaagaACTACCTCGAGTACGTCTACCGGAAGCCCAAGTTCCTCACCACGGGCCTGTACACGGGCtacgtcatcctcctcggctgggccgccggcaacgccgTCATGTTCGGCGAGTACATCCTCCACGCCGCCCGCGTCGAGGTCACCGAGTGGAACAAGCgcggcatcgccctcgcctgcTTGACCACGGCCTTTCTCATCCACGGCACCGCCCTGAAGTGGGGCATCCGTCTGCAGAACGTGCTCGGCATCCTCAagatcctcgtcatcgtcctcatcatcatcgcGCCGCTCGTCAACCTCCCCAAGGTGCGCGAGATCGACGGCTTCAACGACGCCTTTGCCGGCACCACCGGCAGCGCCTACGGCGTCGTCACGGCCCTCTACAACGTCATCTGGAGCTTCGTCGGCTACAGCAACGCCAACTACGCCCTGAGCGAGACGAGGAACCCCGCCCGCACCCTCAAGATCGCCGCGCCcctggccctcggcggcatcaccATCCTCTACATGCTCGCCAACGTCTCCTACTTTGCCGGCGTCTCGAGGGAGGAGATCCTCGAGTCCAagcgcctcgtcgccgcctctcTCTTCCGCAACATGTTTGGAGAGTCGGCTGAGCGGGCCATgtccgtcttcgtcgccctcTCGGCCTTTGGAAATGTCCTGAGCGTCATCTTCTCCCAGGGTCGTCTCGTCCAGGAGCTCGGTCGCGAGGGCATCCTGCCCTTTTCCCGATTCTGGGCCAGCAACCGGCCCTTCAACGCGCCCCTGGCCGGTCTTTTCGAGCACtacatcgtcaccgtcatcaccatcgtcgccccTCCGGCTGGAGATGCCTACAACTTTGTCCTCAA CCTCATCTCGTACCCGCTCGCCATCATCaacgtcttcgtcgccggcgctctCATACACCTGTACCGCCATCGCGATGCCTGGAACTGGAACCCGCCGCTCAAGGCCTCcctccccgtcgccgtcttcttcctcctcagCAACGTCtatctcgtcgtcgcaccCTTTGTGCCCCCCGAGAAAGGCCAGAGCGTGTACGAGACGCTGCCGTACTGGATCCactgcgtcgtcggcttcggcgtcatcttcgccggcggcctgtACTGGCTCGTCTGGGCCAAGATCCTACCCAAGATCTTCCGCTACGAGCTCGTTCGGGAGACGACGGTGGACGAGATGGATGGCTGGGAGCGCACCCAGTTTTATACCCGTCCTCTGGGGACAAagtccgacgacgagtcaGGCTCGGAATAG